In a genomic window of Besnoitia besnoiti strain Bb-Ger1 chromosome XI, whole genome shotgun sequence:
- a CDS encoding putative clathrin heavy chain (encoded by transcript BESB_019560) produces the protein MAQQFPIQLHSVVNLADQGISSGSFRFGNVAIDGDSNLVVKDTKTNELFIFSLAIRAVQEGRASAASTASPAFTFTKKPTQAEAALMHPTEKIIALRAKTENAAGHLIQVLGLDTKARLGTAQMNEPVVYWRWVAPKLLALVTDRAVYHWTVGENGQESTAEPVKVCNREGRLAEAVQIISYAVDKDLKWCILTGISTQDGGKTIDGSMQLYSMELKKQQQLEGHAACFNNIVIDESVGPQPVICFTEKKRGSNEFKLHIRDIYSSREGGQTPLRLALDLQMPADAPTDFPLSIHVSQQFGVVYVVTKGGYLMVLDALTGTEIFRHRILQDAVFLATDSPQTGGILTVNKRGLVCLCNINIQTLIPYMTQALVNVPNRQQIALSLAKRYGLPGSEETLMQAFNQHFASGNYKAAARIAATLKSGMLRTAQVIQQFKAVPAQPGQTSAILIYFSTLLDYGTLNAVESVELVRPVAVQGRKDFVEKWLNEGKLECTEELGDAVRGLDLQLAVRVYKAAKAGAKALQALTELGKFEEIIAFAKETHFQADYSFLLRNLVNVNPENAVKFAQQLLACEPPLLDVNQVVEVLLQQHRYQELTSLLLEYLKDNKPEQGVLQTRLLEVSLMHSPQVAETIFQMDMLTHFDRPKIAALCEKAGLCQRALELYTDIADIKRVMLQSAGKISQEFTQQFFGNMAPEASLEILTDMLRSSSQNLQAVVAVAIKFHAQIGTGKLIEMFEKFSSYEGIFYFLGSILAFSTDPEVHFKYIEAAAKLNHTQEVERVCRESKCYEPQKVKEFLKQAKLADPRPLIYVCDLHGYVPELAEYLFKNSLLKYIEVYVSRVNTANAPAVIGTLIDLDAAEDFIKTLLQSVRGGCAAQQLVEEFERRNRLRLLLQWLEARVAEGNQEPAVHNALAKIYIDTNKDAENFLKTNAYYDSQVVGKYCEERDPHLAFTAYKRAWGACDEQLVELTNKNGLFRLQARYLVERQAPELWAYVLREENPHRRQAIDQVVSSALPESSSADEVSAAVNAFINAQLPHELIELLEKIVLHNSDFSSNKNLQNLLILTAIKADSSRIMDYINRLQNYDGAAIAQVALDYGLREEAFTIYKKFGLFGEAADTLLKSAEEGGEADLERAVEFAQRCNEADVWKKLGRAQLKNGKVRDAIESFLKAGDGDMHREVVEAAAGAEAYDALVDYLLMARKKISVKDQVVDSELLYAYAKTDRLEEMDAFLSGTNTANAQAIGDRLFDEEHYKAAKLLYASLPNYSKLASCFVRLEDFSAAVETARKSKNPKTWKEVAFAALNKGEIKFAHTAALNLIVHPDHLDSLIERYEQLGLFNQLIELLEQGLQGERTHVGLYTELGVLYATYESGKLMDYIRQHSSKVNIPRLIRACERQNLWKEAVYLHMNYDEFEQAANCLIMHPAAWTHELFVQITQKVSNSDLFYRAISFYLEYHPLQLCLLLKSLEKKLDHSRVVQHVRKAGHIAVIEKYLHDVQHLNISAVNEAINELLVESEDVEALRESILEYDSFDQLALAQTLEAHARLEMRRLAALLFKRNKKFKQAIELSKRDRQYQDAIDAARDSGNSQLVGDLLRFFLSELDDPAGFAACLYACYPLVKPDVALELAWKHKCMDYCMPFLIQVVREVTSRVDALDKKEETREKEEEKQKSAPNDYVPDYNMSSATGGLLPGMGGLALMPPSYSAQPAAFPQPVAAPGSMPPASGLGQPFAPF, from the exons ATGGCGCAGCAATTCCCGATTCAGCTCCACTCCGTTGTCAAC CTGGCGGACCAGGGCATCAGCTCAGGCTCGTTCCGCTTCGGCAACGTGGCGATTGACGGCGACTCGAACTTGGTCGTGAAAGATACCAAGACGAACGAGTTGTTCATCTTTTCGCTGGCCATCCGCGCGGTTCAGGAGgggcgcgcgtccgcggcgtcgaccgCGTCTCCGGCCTTCACGTTCACGAAGaagccgacgcaggcggaggcggcgttGATGCATCCGACCGAGAAGATAATCGCACTGCGCGCCAAGACGGAGAACGCCGCAGGTCATCTGATCCAAGTCCTGGGTCTCGACACCAAGGCGCGCCTGGGCACCGCGCAGATGAACGAGCCCGTCGTCTACTGGCGCTGGGTGGCGCCGAagctcctcgccctcgtcacCGACCGCGCAGTATACCACTGGACTGTCGGCGAAAACGGACAAGAGAGCACCGCCGAGCCCGTCAAAGTCTGCAACCGCGAAGGCAGACTCGCCGAGGCCGTGCAAATCATCTCCTACGCCGTCGACAAAGACCTCAAGTGGTGCATTCTCACGGGCATCTCGACACAG gaTGGCGGCAAGACGATCGATGGGAGCATGCAGTTGTACTCGATGGAGCtcaagaagcagcagcagctggaggGTCACGCGGCGTGCTTCAACAATATCGTCATTGACGAGTCTGTCGGGCCTCAGCCGGTGATTTGCTTcacggagaagaagcgcggctCGAACGAGTTCAAACTGCACATCCGAGACATCTACTCCTCTCGAGAGGGAGGGCAGACTCCGCTGAGAC TCGCACTAGACCTTCAGATGCCGGCCGACGCCCCGACGGACTTTCCGCTGTCGATCCACGTCAGCCAGCAGTTCGGTGTGGTGTACGTCGTCACGAAGGGCGGCTACTTGATGGTGCTCGACGCGCTCACGGGCACGGAGATCTTCCG ACATCGGATTCTCCAGGACGCAGTCTTTCTGGCCACGGACTCGCCGCAGACCGGCGGCATCCTCACCGTCAACAAGCGCGgactcgtctgcctctgcaaCATCAATATCCAGACGCTCATTCCCTACATGACGCAGGCACTTGTGAACGTGCCCAACCGACAGCAAATCGCCCTCAGCCTCGCCAAGCGCTACGGCCTCCCGGGCTCTGAAGAGACGCTGATGCAA GCGTTTAACCAACACTTTGCGTCTGGCAACTacaaggcggcggcgcgtatCGCGGCGACGCTCAAGAGCGGGATGCTGCGCACCGCGCAGGTGATTCAGCAGTTCAAGGCGGTTCCTGCGCAGCCGGGGCAGACTTCGGCGATCTTGATTTACTTTTCGACGCTGCTGGACTACGGCACGCTGAACGCGGTCGAGAGCGTGGAGCTCGTGCGGCCAGTGGCGGTTCAGGGCCGAAAGGACTTCGTCGAGAAGTGGCTCAACGAGGGCAAGTTGGAGTGCACCGAGGAGCTGGGTGACGCGGTCCGTGGGCTGGATCTGCAGCTAGCCGTGCGGGTCTacaaggcggcgaaggcgggcgcgaaggcgctgcaggcgctgacCGAGTTGGGGAAGTTCGAGGAGATCATCGCGttcgcgaaggagacgcactTCCAGGCCGACTACTCGTTTCTGTTGCGGAACTTAGTCAACGTGAACCCCGAGAACGCCGTTAAGTTCGCTCAGCAActcctcgcctgcgagccgccgctgctggacgTCAATCAAGTGGTTGAAGtgctcctgcagcagcaccgcTACCAGGAACTCACGTCGCTGCTTCTGGAGTACCTGAAGGACAACAAACCCGAGCAAGgcgtgctgcagacgcgactGCTGGAAGTCAGCCTGATGCACTCGCCGCAGGTCGCCGAGACGATCTTCCAAATGGACATGCTCACGCACTTTGATCGCCCCAAGatcgcggctctctgcgagAAGGCTGGGCTCTGCCAGCGGGCCCTCGAGTTGTACACCGACATCGCGGACATCAAGCGCGTCATGCTGCAGTCGGCGGGAAAGATCAGCCAGGAGTTCACCCAGCAGTTCTTCGGCAACATGGCGCCCGAGGCCTCGCTGGAAATCCTCACCGACATGCTGCGCTCGTCCTCCCAAAACCTGCAAGCTGTCGTGGCCGTCGCGATCAAGTTCCACGCGCAGATTGGAACCGGCAAGCTGATCGAGATGTTTGAAAAATTCAGCAGCTACGAAGGCATCTTCTACTTTCTCGGCTCCATCCTCGCCTTCTCAACCGACCCCGAAGTCCACTTCAAGTACAtcgaagccgcggcgaaaCTCAACCACACCCAGGAAGTCGAACGCGTCTGCAGGGAAAGCAAGTGCTACGAACCTCAAAAAGTCAAGGAATTCCTCAAG CAAGCGAAGCTGGCAGATCCGCGTCCGCTGATTTACGTGTGCGACTTGCACGGGTACGTGCCTGAGTTGGCGGAGTATTTGTTCAAGAATTCGCTGCTGAAGTACATCGAGGTCTACGTCTCACGCGTGAACACGGCGAACGCACCGGCGGTGATTGGTACGCTGATTGacctcgacgcggcggaagactTCATCAAAACTCTGCTGCAGTcggtccgcggcggctgcgcggcgcagcagctcgttGAGGAGTTTGAGCGCAGAAACCGCCTCCGACTCCTGCTCCAGTGGCTGGAGGCCCGTGTCGCCGAAGGCAATCAGGAGCCTGCCGTCCACAACGCCCTCGCAAAGATCTACATCGACACAAACAA agacgcagagaactTCCTGAAGACGAATGCCTACTACGACTCGCAGGTCGTCGGGAAGTACTGCGAGGAGCGCGACCCGCACCTCGCGTTCACCGCGTACAAGCGCGCGTGGGGTGCCTGCGACGAACAGCTCGTTGAACTCACGAACAAAAACGGCCTCTTCAGACTCCAGGCTCG GTACCTCGTggagcgccaggcgccggagCTCTGGGCGTACGTCCTGCGCGAAGAAAACCCGCACCGCCGGCAGGCGATCGATCAGGTTGTCTCCTCGGCTCTGCCCGAGTCCTCTTCGGCGGACGAAGTCTCTGCAGCAGTGAACGCGTTCATcaacgcgcagctgccgcacgAGTTGATCGAGCTGCTTGAAAAGATCGTCCTCCACAACAGCGACTTCAGCAGCAACAAAAACCTGCAAAATCTGCTCATCCTCACAGCCATCAAAGCCGACAGCAGCCGCATCATGGACTACATCAACCGCCTGCAGAACTACGACGGAGCCGCCATTGCGCAG GTGGCGTTGGACTACGGACTGCGTGAGGAGGCGTTCACGATTTACAAGAAGTTTGGTTTGTttggcgaggcggcggacacGCTGCTCAAgtctgcggaggagggcggcgaagccgaTCTCGAGCGCGCCGTGGAGTTCGCGCAGCGCTGCAACGAGGCCGATGTCTGGAAGAAGCtcgggcgcgcgcagctgaagaacGGCAAAGTCCGCGACGCAATTGAGAGCTTCCTGAaggctggcgacggcgacatGCATCGCGAAgtcgtcgaggccgcggcgggcgccgaggcgtaCGACGCCCTCGTCGACTACCTCCTCATGGCCCGCAAGAAAATCTCTGTGAAAGACCAAGTCGTCGACTCCGAGCTCCTCTACGCGTACGCGAAAACCGATCGACTCGAGGAAATGGACGCCTTTCTCTCAGGCACAAACACCGCAAACGCGCAAGCGATCGGCGACCGCCTCTTCGATGAGGAACACTACAAA gccgcgaagCTCTTGTACGCGTCGCTCCCGAACTACTCGAAGCTGGCGAGTTGCTTCGTGCGTCTGGAGGACTTTTCCGCTGCAGTGGAGACCGCGCGCAAGTCGAAGAACCCGAAGACGTGGAAGGAAgtcgcgttcgcggcgctgaaTAAGGGCGAGATCAAGTTCGCGCACACCGCGGCGCTGAACCTCATCGTCCACCCGGATCACCTCGACAGCCTCATTGAGCGCTACGAGCAGCTCGGCTTATTTAACCAACTCATTGAGCTGCTG GAACAAGGCCTGCAAGGCGAGCGCACACATGTCGGCTTATATACGGAGTTGGGTGTTCTCTACGCCACCTACGAGAGCGGCAAGCTGATGGACTACATCCGCCAGCACAGCAGCAAAGTGAACATTCCGCGTTTGATCCGCGCATGCGAGCGCCAAAACCTCTGGAAGGAGGCGGTCTATCTGCACATGAACTACGACGAATTTGAGCAAGCCGCGAACTGCCTCATCATGCATCCCGCCGCGTGGACTCACGAGCTTTTTGTTCAG ATCACGCAGAAGGTCTCGAACAGCGACTTGTTTTACCGGGCGATTAGCTTCTACCTGGAGTATCAtccgctgcagctgtgcCTGCTGCTCAAGTCTCTGGAGAAGAAGCTTGATCACTCGCGCGTGGTGCAGCACGTGCGGAAAGCGGGTCACATCGCCGTCATCGAGAAGTATCTCCACGACGTTCAGCACCTAAACATCTCAGCAGTCAACGAGGCGATCAACGAACTCCTcgtggagagcgaagacgtcgaggcgctgcgcgaaaGCATCCTCGAATACGACAGCTTTGAccagctcgccctcgcgcagacgctggaggcgcacgcCCGCCTCGAGATGAGAAG actcgccgcgctgctctTCAAGAGGAACAAGAAATTCAAGCAGGCGATCGAACTGTCGAAACGCGACAGGCAGTACCAAGACGCCATCGACGCAGCCAGGGACTCTGGAAACTCGCAGCTCGTCGGCGACCTGCTGAG GTTTTTCCTCTCCGAGTTGGATGACCCTGCGGGCTTTGCGGCATGCTTGTATGCCTGCTACCCGTTGGTGAAGCCTGACGTCGCCCTCGAACTTGCGTGGAAACACAAATGCATGGACTACTGCATGCCGTTCCTTATCCAG gtcgTCCGCGAAGTGACCTCTCGCGTGGATGCGCTGGACAAGAaggaagagacgcgcgagaaagaggaggaaaagcaAAAGAGCGCGCCAAACGACTACGTGCCCGACTACAACATGTCCTCGGCGACAGGCGGTCTGCTGCCTGGCATGGGGGGCCTCGCGCTGATGCCACCCTCGTACTccgcgcagcccgcggcgTTCCCGCAgcctgtcgcggcgccgggctccATGCCACCTGCCAGCGGCCTTGGTCAGCCCTTCGCCCCGTTCTGA
- a CDS encoding EMP/nonaspanin domain family protein (encoded by transcript BESB_019570), translating to MARRPSGGVEALASRLSSFPGLKFFFAAFLLHLASARLAANAYVPGIAPTDYTSGQKVDVQIASFQSVQGVLPVDPYQANSPFCRPEKIEVEEHNLGQILLADRVKNTPYELNFLQNASCKLLCKDRVLGESQRSFLERLIKDNYQYQLIVDQLYALLRHYRADGSSAFTFGTPVGFRKGDDIYVHNHFRMLLYYHSNKGSDGQEIHCIVGFEIVPYSIKHVTTADGRVLCAPESPAKAEEGEPSGTADASVVPNALSEEGFVLGKGDSIAFTYDVIWQHSNTPWTHRWDAYLKNARDNPIIHWFSIVNSLVVVLLLTGIVAMILLRVLYRDIAKYNELLVDEEEAEETGWKLLHGDVFRKPAHSTVLAALAGSGVQLVGMAFVTVIFAGLGVFSPSYRGSLLQTMLLLWTFMGAAAGYTSARLYKMFKSTNWKMTTIRTALVFPGVVFAVFFLLNLVLWMQRSSAAVSFSALVFLLLLWFGISTPLVFLGAYFGFKQQPISLPVRINKIPRQIPQQPWFMQPALCCIVGGALPFGAMFTELFFLFSSIWQHRFYYLFGFLFLVLVILCVTCAEISITFVYFQLVCEDYLWWWRSFFCSASSGFYVLLYAVYYYHSRLKLTHATGALIYFGYSFIMAYACFILTGAIGFIASFFFLRKIYGSIKVD from the exons ATGGCACGCAGGCCTtccggcggcgtcgaggccctcgcctcgcgcctttcttctttcccAGGTTTGAAATTTTTCTTTGCTGCCTTTCTCTTGcatctcgcctccgcgcgtctcgccgcaaACGCCTACGTACCTGGAATCGCCCCAACG GACTACACAAGCGGCCAGAAGGTCGATGTTCAGATCGCGTCCTTCCAGTCCGTGCAGGGTGTGCTGCCCGTGGATCCTTATCAAGCGAACTCACCCTTCTGCCG GCCTGAAAAAATCGAAGTCGAAGAGCACAATCTTGGGCAAATCTTGCTCGCAGATCGAGTGAAAAACACCCCCTACGAG TTGAATTTCCTTCAGAACGCGTCCTGCAAGCTTTTGTGCAAAGACCGCGTTCTCGGAGAGTCGCAGCGATCCTTCCTCGAGCGCCTCATCAAAGACAACTACCAGTACCAGCT AATCGTCGACCAGCTGTACGCCCTCCTGAGGCACTACCGTgccgacggcagcagcgccttcacCTTCGGGACGCCCGTCGGCTTCCGCAAGGGAGACGACATCTACGTCCACAACCACTTCCGCATGCTTCTCTACTATCACTCAAACAAGGGAAGCGACGGACAAGAG aTTCACTGCATTGTCGGCTTCGAAATCGTGCCCTACAGCATCAAGCACGTGACGACTGCTGACGGCCGCGTCCTGTGCGCGCCGGAGTCGCCTGCGAAGgctgaggagggcgagccgAGCGGGACGGCGGATGCGAGCGTCGTGCCCAATGCGCTCTCTGAGGAGGGGTTCGTTCTGGGCAAGGGCGACTCGATCGCCTTCACTTATGACGTTATCTGGCAGCACAGCAACACGCCTTGGACTCACCGGTGGGATGCGTACCTGAAGAACGCGCGCGACAACCCGATTATCCACTGGTTTTCGATCGTCAacagcctcgtcgtcgtccttcttctcACGGGCATCGTCGCCATGATcctgcttcgcgtcctctATCGAGACATCGCGAAATACAATGAACTCCTCgtcgatgaagaagaggccgaAGAAACAGGCTGGAAACTCCTCCACGGCGACGTCTTCCGGAAACCCGCCCACTCGACGGtgctcgctgcgctcgcgggctcCGGCGTCCAG CTTGTCGGCATGGCCTTCGTCACGGTCATCTTCGCGGGCTTGGgtgtcttctcgccctcctaCCGAGGCAGCCTTCTGCAG ACAATGCTTCTCCTGTGGACCTTCatgggcgcagcggcgggatACACTTCCGCGCGCCTGTACAAAATGTTCAAG TCCACGAACTGGAAAATGACAACCATTCGCACAGCCCTCGTCTTCCCTGGGGttgtcttcgccgtcttcttcttgctGAACCTCGTTCTGTGGATGCAACGCTCAAGCGCTGCCGTGAGTTTCTCGGCCCTTGTCTTCCTGCTCTTGCTCTGGTTCGGCATCAGCACGCCGCTTGTCTTCCTG GGAGCGTACTTTGGCTTCAAGCAACAACCCATCTCCCTGCCCGTCCGCATCAACAAGATTCCTCGACAGATTCCTCAACAGCCTTGGTTTATGCAGCCAGCTCTTTGCTGCATTGTGGGTGGAGCGCTGCCTTTCGG CGCCATGTTCACGGAATTgttcttcctcttttcctcAATCTGGCAGCATCGTTTCTACTATCTCTTCG GCTTCCTGTTTCTGGTGCTTGTCATCCTCTGCGTTACCTGCGCCGAAATCTCCATAACCTTTGTATACTTCCAGCTTGTGTG CGAAGATTATCTCTGGTGGTGGAGGTCGTTCTTCTGTAGCGCATCGAGCGGGTTCTACGTTCTGCTTTACGCGGTCTATTATTATCACTCTCGACTCAAGCTCACTCATGCTACTGGCGCACTCATCTATTTCGGCTACTCATTCATTATGGCGTACGCCTGCTTCATTCTCACGG GTGCCATCGGCTTTatcgcgtctttcttcttcttgcggAAGATCTACGGCTCCATCAAAGTGGACTGA
- a CDS encoding Mnd1 family protein (encoded by transcript BESB_019580), translating into MAKSKQTAEERMHAMKMLLDENLIHTDKIGSSSVFWALKSEATAQRLSALEKLRAHKSELECALNALKRELSERKCVSPEEVQRAEEMSRQLSELRKQVAEAASNDPIRINTMIKENQYARDAVIRWTDNICCIRQFMKQRFGVSEEEVNRRCGIPPGIDDLQKLGL; encoded by the exons ATGGCAAAGTCTAAGCAGACAGCAGAGGAGCGCATGC ATGCGATGAAAATGCTACTCGATGAAAATCTCATCCACACAGACAAAATCGGATCTTCATCTGTTTTTTG GGCTCTGAAGAGCGAAGCGACAGCTCAAAGACTGTCGGCTCTGGAAAAGTTGAG GGCGCACAAATCAGAGCTCGAGTGCGCCTTGAACGCATTAAAACGCGAACTCTCTGAACGCAAGTGTGTTTCACCC GAGGAAGTTCAAAGAGCTGAAGAGATGTCCCGACAGTTATCTGAGCTCAGAAAGCAGGTGGCTGAGGCCGCTTCCAACGATCCAATTAGAATCAATACCATGATCAAAGAAAACCAATACGCTCGGGATGCCGTGATCCGGTGGACCGATAATATCTGCTGTATTA GACAGTTTATGAAGCAGCGCTTCGGTGTTTCAGAAGAGGAAGTGAACAGAAGATGCGGCAT ACCACCGGGCATCGACGACTTGCAGAAGCTCGGACTTTAA
- a CDS encoding oxidoreductase, 2OG-Fe(II) oxygenase family protein (encoded by transcript BESB_019590), whose product MESPVVVGGPRAGTLRYGSQLPACATGGRGSDGVSSVVVCPQGALRSASPVCSYGAVVSASPGRQVVRRRVAATISAHAQVDSSSRVAYRSPDRYAVSAGVNGLLHHGQVLSTAWSPSGEAAVSVPVIPLRVASVHAHETRKAQAVPGSGELASPGGGGFLPSLKAFFGFGSKATEAASLAESQAPAEVSSGMASQVLRVGGTYQIIAAPRTTHQFVVVRRASQKPAQHANVLPASQRPLLISGQTGRSVEREGLPASAHRAATPEAPRWVDASGRVWMGANPRRETPRQPVRVHGTPAKNAQIFHRRVASSSRGNATAFVPVAALPSLVPSGGVSTPGTPRDGARARGVVSGVRSPTASPSPAPSLHVQRAKKDGVAAVRRQATSAGVGPQHGAGYHAPRQNARADAAPSAGTTAKASKAEGLPESAEETGSRPPSGAEDKVLMEFGQAHPDGVLKGCKKIVETTDEGQAVEERLVQKLMIHDNPDVFVMPNLVSPNACERLIAYCEGRWEPSKTSRGKADAVPDAYSTSTSLTRTSMSVRLRPAETPEVQRLESIVAAFAEMPVSHLEPLVVVKYEEGEFFSEHHDGQFRPVTMLLYLNDVAEGGETEFSNMGLKITPTQGCGLMWRNVCGPNNQIDPRVLHAALPPLKGQKYVVNCFFNQRPLRNSMLPNRAAAAGVGGAPLANRYATATAATQSQPTSPRAVGGAAAYRPTPPQLPSSVGGSRTHDAVAERGVAASRPRAASPGLPSSAARASFPVSAISQAAGLPSGGCQGVFLQGRGALPAPGAAVQRAPGRAATSVPFQGYAGRQGGAMGQTAAPAPFGAAPVAAAAAHTPFLNMAGLSLPAAGFAQTGGNPGANFFSSAPAFMMVFGPDGVPQLKPLTQDQVDDGVGKHLIMEAMRNMAPPGQPRGQRRST is encoded by the exons ATGGAGTCCCCTGTCGTCGTTGGCGGGCCGCGGGCGGGGACGTTGCGCTACGGCAGCCAACTGCCTGCGTGTGCCACCGGGGGCAGGGGGTCGGACGGCGTTTCGTCGGTCGTGGTGTGCCCGCAAGGGGCCCTTCGGAGTGCTTCTCCAGTGTGTTCGTATGGCGCGGTTGTTTCTGCGTCCCCAGGTCGCCAAGTGGTTAGAcggcgcgtggctgcgacgatttctgcgcacgcgcaagTCGATAGCTCGTCCAGAGTCGCCTATCGCTCGCCGGATCGGTATGCGGTCTCCGCAGGTGTCAACGGCCTACTACACCACGGGCAGGTTCTTTCCACCGCCTGGAGCCCGTCCGGAGAGGCTGCCGTTAGCGTGCCCGTCATTCCTCTCCGTGTGGcttctgtgcatgcgcatgaGACcaggaaggcgcaggcggtgcCGGGTTCCGGGGAACTGGCTTCCCCAGGCGGCGGGGGGTTCCTTCCTTCCTTGAAAGCTTTCTTCGGATTCGGATCTaaggcgacagaggccgcttcgctcgcggagagccaggcgcccgcagaggtGTCCAGCGGAATGGCCTCGCAAGTCCTGCGCGTGGGGGGCACTTACCAGATCATCGCCGCGCCGAGAACAACCCACCAGTTTGTGGTCGTTCGTCGCGCTTCTCAGAAACCCGCGCAACACGCCAATGTCCTGCCTGCGAGCCAGCGTCCGCTGCTCATATCCGGTCAGACAGGCAGAAGcgtcgagagagagggactccctgcatctgcgcacagggcggcgacccccgaggcgccgcgctgggtGGACGCCAGCGGACGGGTCTGGATGGGTGCGAACCCCCGACGTGAGACTCCGCGACAGCCCGTTCGAGTGCACGGAACCCCCGCCAAGAATGCGCAGATCTTCCACCGGAGGGTCGCGAGCTCTTCCCGCGGAAACGCAACTGCTTTTGTGCCTGTTGCGGCGCTCCCTTCGCTGGTGCCTTCGGGGGGCGTGTCCACGCCTGGAACTCCTCGGGATGGGGCTCGGGCAAGAGGCGTTGTCTCGGGCGTCAGGAGCCCTACGGCGAGCCCGTCGCCAGCCCCCTCCCTTCACGtccagcgcgcgaagaaggacggTGTCGCCGCGGtcaggagacaggcgacgagcgccggAGTGGGGCCGCAACACGGGGCGGGCTaccacgcgccgcggcaaaACGCGCGGGCCGACGCAGCGCCCAGCGCAGGGACAACTGCCAAGGCTTCGAAGGCGGAGGGGCTCCCCGAGtcagcggaggagacaggcagcCGTCcgcccagcggcgccgaggacaAAGTGCTGATGGAGTTTGGGCAGGCTCACCCTGACGGTGTGTTGAAGGGATGCAAAAAGATCGTGGAGACCACCGACGAGGGACAGGCTGTCGAGGAGCGACTCGTGCAGAAACTCATGATCCACGACAACCCAGATGTGTTTGTGATGCCCAACCTCGTCTCGCCCAACGCGTGCGAGAGGCTCATCGCCTACTGCGAGGGCCGCTGGGAACCCAGCAAAACGAGTCGGGGCAAGGCGGACGCGGTGCCG GACGCCTACTCAACAAGCACGAGCTTGACGCGGACGAGCATGTCCGTGCGGCTTCGCCCCGCGGAGACACCCGAGGTGCAGCGTCTCGAAAGCATCGTGGCAGCCTTCGCGGAGATGCCGGTCAGCCACCTCGAGCCGCTTGTCGTCGTCAAgtacgaggagggcgagttCTTCAGCGAGCACCACGACGGCCAATTCCGACCAGTGACGATGTTGCTATATCTCAATG ACGTCGCtgagggaggcgagacggAGTTTTCCAACATGGGCCTGAAGATCACCCCGACGCAGGGGTGCGGCCTGATGTGGCGGAATGTCTGCGGGCCGAACAACCAGATCGAcccgcgcgtcctccacgcAGCCCTGCCCCCGCTGAAGGGCCAGAAGTACGTGGTGAATTGCTTCTTCAACCAACGCCCCTTGAGAAACAGCATGCTGCCGAaccgagccgcggccgcaggggtcggcggcgccccgctgGCGAACCGGTatgcgacggcgacggcggcgacgcagagtcAGCCcacgtcgcctcgcgcagtgggaggggcggcggcgtaCAGGCCAACGCCTCCGCAGTTGCCCTCCTCGGTGGGCGGGTCTCGTACGCACGACGCTGTTgcggagcgaggcgtcgccgccagtCGTCCGCGAGCGGCCTCTCCTGGGCtgccctccagcgccgccagggCCAGCTTCCCAGTCTCCGCCATCTCGCAGGCAGCTGGCCTGCCGAGTGGCGGATGCCAGGGCGTATTCCTTCAGGGACGGGGCGCGCTGCCAGCGCCTGGGGCCGCAGTCCAGAGGGCGCCGGGCcgggcggcgacgtcggTGCCCTTCCAGGGCTACGCGGGCCGACAGGGGGGAGCCATGGGGCagacggccgcgccggcgccctttggggcggcgccggtggccgctgctgccgcgcacaCGCCTTTCCTGAACATGGCGGGGCTCTCCTTGCCTGCCGCGGGATTCGCGCAGACGGGCGGGAATCCAGGGGCGAACTTTTTCTCGAGTGCGCCGGCCTTCATGATGGTTTTCGGCCCCGACGGGGTCCCGCAACTCAAGCCCCTGACCCAGGATCAGGTAGATGATGGCGTGGGCAAGCACTTGATCATGGAGGCGATGCGAAATATGGCGCCTCCCGGTCAGCCGCGGggacagagaagaagcacTTAA